The Coccidioides posadasii str. Silveira chromosome 2, complete sequence genomic interval GATCTGAATATTCAGTTGTCTTGCTTCGGGCGAGTCGAATGGCAACCGCAGGGCAAGGAAAGCATCGGCAAGACCTTGCACACCGACAGCAATAGGACGATGGCGGAAATTACTCTTTCGTGCTTCAGGGACAGGATAATGATTGCCATCAATGATTTTGTTCAAATTTCGAACAAGAACTTGTGTGACTTCATGCAGCTTGCCAAAGTCATACTCGCCACGAACGGGATCGACGTATGTGGGTAAGGCAAGGGATGCAAGGTTGCAGACTGCAACTTCGTCTGGAGAGGTATATTCGATGATTTCCGTGCACAAGTTAGAGCTTCGGATGGTTCCAAGGTTTTTCTGGTTGCTCTTGCGGTTGCACGCATCCTTATAAAGCATAAAGGGGTTCCCGGTCTCGGTTTGAGCTTCTAGAATCGCATACCAAAGCTTCTGGGCCTTGATGGTCTTTCGGCCACGGCCTTCCTTCTCATACCTGCATATTATATGTTACTATCAAATAAGCTTCACcttcaagaatattaactTACTGCTCATAGAGGGCCTCAAACTCATCGCCATAAACATCAGCAAGCCCTGGTGCCTCGTTGGGACAGAACAAAGTCCAATCACCGTTTTTCTCAACACgtttcataaacaaatcAGGTGTCCAAAGGGCGAGGAACAGATCACGGGCTCTCACTTCCTCCTTTCCGTGGTTCTTGCGAAGATCCAAAAATTCGAAGATATCAGAGTGCCAAGGTTCGAGGTAGATGGCGAAGGCACCTGGCCGTTTATTGCCACCCTGATCGACGTACCGAGCGGTGTTATTAAAGACACGGAGCATAGGGATAATTCCGTTGGAGGAGCCGTTTGTTCCTGCAATGTAGGAACCAGTGGCACGGATACGATGAACATTAAGACCGATACCACCGGCTGTCTTTGAGATCAGCGCACAGGTCTTCAGAGTATCATAAATGCCTTCGATACTGTCCTCCTTCATGTCGATGAGGAAACAGGAAGCCATCTGTGGCTGTGGCGTTCCAGCATTGAAAAGCGTGGGGGAAGCGTGAGTGAAGAACTTCTGGGACATCAGATTATACGTCTCAATTGCCTTCTCAATGTCTTCGCCGTGGATGCCGACTGCAACACGCATGATCATGTGCTGGGGACGCTCAGCGACCTTGCCGTTGATTCGCAATAGGTACGACCTTTCCAGAGTTTTGAACCCAAAGTATTGATAATTGAAGTCACGATCGTAAACGATAGCCGAGTTAAGCTCAGCTGAATGCTTCATAACGATTTCGTATGTCTTTTGGGAGATCATAGGTGCAGGGCGGTTGTTCTTTGGGTTAATATAGTGGTAAAGATCGTCGATGACAGACGAGAATTGCTTCTTGGTCTGCTTGTGCAGGTTGGACACGGCTATTCTGGCGGCAAGGATAGCATAGTCTGGATGGGTGACAGTCATGTATGCAGCAGTTTCAGCGGCCTAGATTTATCATGCAATTTAGCACTTGAGGCTTGCTTGCTAGACGATGTGCTCATCCTTACCAAGTTGTCCAGCTCAATGGTAGTTACTCCTTGGTATACTCCCGAAATTACTTTCTGGGTGATAGCTGCAGCATCGACATGCTCTGGATCAAGCCCATAGCATAATC includes:
- the RNR1 gene encoding ribonucleotide-diphosphate reductase subunit rnr1 (EggNog:ENOG410PGH5~COG:F~BUSCO:1398at33183), encoding MFVYKRDGRKERVQFDKITARVSRLCYGLDPEHVDAAAITQKVISGVYQGVTTIELDNLAAETAAYMTVTHPDYAILAARIAVSNLHKQTKKQFSSVIDDLYHYINPKNNRPAPMISQKTYEIVMKHSAELNSAIVYDRDFNYQYFGFKTLERSYLLRINGKVAERPQHMIMRVAVGIHGEDIEKAIETYNLMSQKFFTHASPTLFNAGTPQPQMASCFLIDMKEDSIEGIYDTLKTCALISKTAGGIGLNVHRIRATGSYIAGTNGSSNGIIPMLRVFNNTARYVDQGGNKRPGAFAIYLEPWHSDIFEFLDLRKNHGKEEVRARDLFLALWTPDLFMKRVEKNGDWTLFCPNEAPGLADVYGDEFEALYEQYEKEGRGRKTIKAQKLWYAILEAQTETGNPFMLYKDACNRKSNQKNLGTIRSSNLCTEIIEYTSPDEVAVCNLASLALPTYVDPVRGEYDFGKLHEVTQVLVRNLNKIIDGNHYPVPEARKSNFRHRPIAVGVQGLADAFLALRLPFDSPEARQLNIQIFETIYHAALTASCDIAKVDGPYETYEGSPVSQGVLQYDMWNVTPTDLWDWDSLKRDIAKHGVRNSLLVAPMPTASTSQILGFNECFEPYTSNIYSRRVLAGEFQVVNPWLLKDLVDLGLWSDNMKNRIIAEGGSIQSIPNIPADIKALYKTVWEISQRTIVQMAADRGAYIDQSQSLNIHLKEPTMGKITSMHFAGWKLGLKTGMYYLRTMAASAPIQFTVDQEQLKVADTNVARSSVVGKKRGGGLGNSSGAYSAVPRPMYDQKQPESEPPRPVSPKGIPAFQRTPATAPPDEELGKKQTQSMTKVQVNETDTGEQGQSEQDIYSQKVLQCSIENKEACMMCSG